One segment of Nostoc flagelliforme CCNUN1 DNA contains the following:
- a CDS encoding response regulator, with the protein MEPALPLAGLNILVVDDDDDSRFYITTVLEADGATVMAVASAEVALKVLPELQPEVLICDIAMPGEDGYTLIRKIRALKSDIWEKLPAIALTAYGDTEYRSRALEAGFQTHVAKPVDPGELVAIVADLVASYKS; encoded by the coding sequence ATGGAACCTGCTCTGCCCCTTGCTGGCTTAAACATCCTCGTAGTTGATGATGATGACGATAGCCGCTTTTACATTACTACCGTGTTGGAAGCTGATGGAGCCACCGTCATGGCAGTTGCATCGGCAGAGGTAGCATTGAAAGTATTACCTGAGTTGCAACCAGAAGTTTTAATTTGTGATATTGCTATGCCTGGTGAAGATGGCTACACTCTCATCCGCAAGATCCGGGCACTGAAGTCTGATATTTGGGAAAAACTCCCGGCTATAGCTTTAACTGCCTATGGCGATACCGAGTATCGTAGCCGTGCGCTGGAAGCGGGCTTTCAGACTCATGTGGCAAAACCGGTTGATCCAGGAGAACTAGTTGCGATCGTCGCTGATTTGGTTGCTTCTTATAAGAGTTAA
- the guaA gene encoding glutamine-hydrolyzing GMP synthase, with protein MNTAVIPTEQAPQTLENLGRLDRQLIIILDFGSQYSELIARRIRETQVYSEVLSYRTTSEQLRQLNPKGIILSGGPSSVYGDNAPHCDPEIWNLGIPVLGVCYGMQLMVNQLGGEVAKADRGEYGKASLYIDDPTDLLTNVEDGTTMWMSHGDSVTKMPSGFELLAHTENTPCAAIADHEKKLYGVQFHPEVVHSIGGIALIRNFVYHICDCEPTWTTAAFVEEAILEIRARVGEKRVLLALSGGVDSSTLAFLLYKAIGDQLTCVFIDQGFMRKYEPERLVKLFQEQFHIPVEYVNARDRFLARVAAITDPEEKRRRIGHEFIAVFEETSKRLGHFDYLAQGTLYPDVIESADTNVDPQTGERVAVKIKSHHNVGGLPKDLRFKLVEPLRKLFKDEVRKVGRSIGLPEEIVQRQPFPGPGLAIRILGEVTSERLNILRDADLIVRQEINQRGMYHDFWQAFAVLLPIRSVGVMGDQRTYAYPIVLRIVTSEDGMTADWARVPYDVLEVISTRIVNEVKGVNRVVYDITSKPPGTIEWE; from the coding sequence ATGAATACAGCGGTGATACCAACAGAACAAGCGCCCCAAACATTGGAAAATTTGGGGAGACTTGATCGGCAATTGATTATAATTCTGGACTTCGGCTCTCAATATTCTGAGTTGATTGCCCGTCGCATCCGCGAGACTCAAGTATACTCGGAAGTTTTATCCTATCGCACTACTTCTGAACAATTGCGCCAACTCAATCCCAAGGGAATCATTCTCTCTGGTGGCCCAAGTTCGGTTTATGGTGATAACGCTCCCCATTGTGACCCAGAAATCTGGAATTTGGGAATACCCGTTTTGGGCGTTTGCTATGGGATGCAGCTAATGGTAAACCAACTCGGTGGGGAAGTGGCAAAGGCTGACCGAGGTGAGTACGGCAAAGCCTCATTATATATTGATGATCCCACAGATTTGCTCACTAATGTCGAAGATGGCACCACCATGTGGATGAGTCATGGAGACTCAGTTACCAAAATGCCATCAGGCTTTGAATTGCTGGCACATACAGAAAATACTCCCTGTGCTGCGATCGCTGATCACGAAAAGAAACTTTACGGCGTTCAGTTCCATCCAGAGGTAGTGCATTCTATTGGCGGTATAGCATTAATCCGTAATTTTGTCTATCACATCTGCGATTGCGAACCCACTTGGACAACAGCGGCTTTTGTCGAAGAGGCAATTCTGGAAATTCGCGCCAGAGTTGGCGAAAAGCGGGTGCTGTTGGCGCTGTCTGGTGGGGTGGATTCTTCTACCTTAGCTTTCTTGCTATATAAAGCGATTGGCGATCAACTGACTTGCGTATTTATCGATCAAGGCTTTATGCGAAAGTATGAGCCAGAGCGATTGGTAAAGCTGTTCCAAGAGCAGTTTCACATTCCTGTAGAGTATGTTAATGCCCGCGATCGCTTTTTAGCTAGAGTTGCTGCTATCACAGATCCTGAAGAAAAACGCCGCCGCATCGGACACGAATTTATTGCTGTATTTGAAGAAACATCCAAACGCCTTGGTCACTTTGATTATCTAGCTCAAGGGACTCTTTATCCAGATGTGATCGAATCTGCTGACACCAACGTTGATCCCCAAACTGGTGAGCGGGTAGCGGTGAAAATTAAGAGTCATCACAATGTTGGCGGTTTGCCCAAAGACCTAAGATTTAAATTGGTGGAACCACTGCGGAAACTATTTAAAGATGAAGTCCGCAAAGTTGGGCGTTCCATTGGTTTACCAGAAGAAATTGTCCAACGGCAACCTTTCCCTGGGCCTGGTTTGGCAATTCGCATATTGGGGGAAGTCACATCTGAGCGGTTAAACATTTTGCGCGATGCAGATTTGATTGTCCGGCAAGAAATTAACCAACGCGGCATGTATCATGATTTCTGGCAAGCATTTGCTGTATTGCTGCCAATTCGTAGTGTTGGTGTTATGGGGGATCAACGTACTTACGCTTACCCGATTGTTTTGCGGATTGTGACCAGTGAAGATGGCATGACTGCTGATTGGGCAAGAGTCCCTTATGATGTACTGGAAGTGATTTCGACTCGGATTGTGAATGAGGTAAAAGGGGTGAATCGGGTGGTTTATGACATCACCTCCAAGCCCCCTGGAACCATTGAATGGGAATGA
- the cbiD gene encoding cobalt-precorrin-5B (C(1))-methyltransferase CbiD: MSRSGYTLPVFACAAAVAALHWLHDRQPLTLASVDLIQPAQIAEIPIEQVAGLSENTALAITRSDPGDNLDLTKDTPIWALVEWRKKGEAVIIKGGEGIGRQMNADDKPAIYAYAQRLLQDNLQRMLAPGEKITVTIILPEGRSLAVRTSNSAFGVVEGLSLLGTTGISQPLSTPDQLAVFRAELQNKASRFESLVFCIGENGLDLARKLGINPEQLVKTANWLGPMLVEADVLGVKEILLFGYHGKLMKLAGGIFHTHHYLADGRREILAAHCAIAGLKSPDIQAVFNSATAEAALTYLKSLDAATGSDWVNQVYSAIAEAIDVRSKEYIQSHSEKGTGVTICGSILFDRDRKIIVKSKTAGLLMGKLC; this comes from the coding sequence ATGTCTCGTTCTGGATACACACTTCCCGTCTTTGCATGTGCTGCTGCTGTTGCAGCTTTACATTGGTTACACGATCGCCAACCCCTAACTTTAGCATCTGTAGATTTGATTCAACCCGCTCAAATCGCAGAAATCCCCATTGAACAGGTAGCAGGATTATCTGAAAATACAGCTTTAGCAATTACCCGTAGCGATCCTGGTGATAATCTTGATTTGACTAAAGATACACCGATTTGGGCATTGGTAGAGTGGAGAAAAAAGGGGGAAGCAGTAATTATTAAAGGCGGGGAAGGAATTGGTAGACAAATGAATGCTGATGACAAGCCAGCTATTTATGCTTATGCTCAAAGGCTGTTGCAAGATAATTTGCAACGAATGTTAGCACCTGGGGAAAAAATCACGGTGACGATTATTCTACCCGAAGGGCGATCGCTTGCTGTTCGCACTTCAAATTCTGCCTTTGGTGTGGTTGAAGGACTTTCCCTTTTAGGCACAACTGGCATTTCTCAACCCTTGAGTACACCAGATCAACTTGCAGTTTTTCGGGCTGAGTTACAAAATAAAGCCAGTCGTTTTGAAAGTTTAGTATTCTGTATCGGGGAAAATGGCCTAGATTTAGCGCGTAAACTAGGGATTAATCCTGAGCAATTGGTCAAAACTGCTAACTGGCTTGGCCCAATGTTAGTAGAAGCTGATGTGCTAGGCGTGAAAGAAATCTTATTATTTGGCTATCACGGTAAGCTGATGAAACTGGCAGGAGGGATTTTTCACACCCATCACTACTTGGCTGATGGACGGCGGGAAATTTTAGCAGCACACTGTGCGATCGCAGGTTTAAAATCACCAGATATCCAAGCTGTGTTTAACAGTGCAACCGCCGAAGCCGCACTAACATATCTAAAATCCCTAGATGCTGCAACTGGTAGTGATTGGGTAAATCAAGTTTACAGTGCGATCGCCGAAGCCATCGATGTCCGTTCTAAAGAATACATCCAAAGCCATAGCGAAAAAGGCACAGGAGTAACAATTTGTGGCTCTATCCTCTTTGATCGCGATCGCAAAATTATCGTGAAGAGTAAAACTGCTGGTCTGTTGATGGGAAAATTATGTTAA
- a CDS encoding DUF7734 family protein: MDSIGKRLEQYTAKRTQEVLLVTVKIANEEDTIAIFKGFSSSLMRPTAFDADVPVLPDGANILNIDRVASPYNPEAPRYIQQGISWEAMEALLSEVGV, encoded by the coding sequence ATGGATTCCATTGGCAAGCGACTGGAACAATACACTGCTAAACGTACCCAAGAAGTTCTACTTGTAACGGTGAAAATTGCTAATGAGGAAGATACAATTGCTATTTTCAAAGGCTTTTCCAGTTCTTTGATGCGTCCCACGGCATTTGATGCAGATGTACCAGTTCTACCAGATGGGGCAAACATCCTCAACATTGACCGAGTAGCCAGTCCTTATAATCCTGAAGCACCTCGTTATATTCAACAAGGAATTTCTTGGGAAGCTATGGAAGCTCTATTATCAGAAGTGGGAGTCTAA
- a CDS encoding DUF3177 family protein, with protein sequence MDYNVWFRPFVWMDYRLAVLFLVIIPLILLIWAFVQKAEAIQRLLAIYWRVSSLVAITIYLMIAQYPVSFISGLIAQILIPISLWFWVDINDEIEYQTSGALKLIFSSWRWATTVYCILGTLAFIPFLGCAFSGSALKTSYCRVWFEAPLLFKEYFHANSKAEFLGFLGITSLVIYVLYLSYFVLIKLGKQGRSATPQ encoded by the coding sequence ATGGACTATAACGTTTGGTTTCGCCCTTTTGTCTGGATGGATTACCGACTGGCAGTATTATTCCTGGTAATTATTCCGCTAATTCTTCTAATTTGGGCATTTGTGCAAAAAGCGGAAGCCATACAACGCTTATTGGCTATATACTGGCGAGTATCAAGCCTGGTAGCGATCACGATTTACTTAATGATTGCCCAGTATCCAGTTAGCTTTATCTCTGGGTTGATAGCTCAGATATTGATCCCGATTTCGCTGTGGTTCTGGGTGGATATCAACGATGAAATTGAGTATCAAACCAGTGGCGCTTTGAAATTGATTTTTAGTTCTTGGCGCTGGGCTACAACTGTTTATTGTATTTTGGGTACACTAGCCTTTATCCCTTTTTTAGGTTGTGCTTTTTCTGGTAGTGCGTTGAAGACTTCCTATTGTCGCGTTTGGTTTGAGGCTCCGTTGCTATTCAAAGAATATTTTCATGCTAATAGCAAGGCTGAGTTTTTAGGTTTTCTCGGCATAACTAGTTTAGTAATTTATGTGCTTTACTTAAGCTACTTTGTTCTGATTAAGCTGGGCAAGCAGGGACGCTCGGCTACACCACAATAA
- a CDS encoding Calvin cycle protein CP12: MTNIQETAKSDIQEKIQEEVEQARTVCDVSGSNSPECAAAWDAVEELQAEASHKRQSKPKNSLEQYCDDNPDAIECRVYDD, from the coding sequence ATGACCAACATCCAAGAAACAGCAAAGAGCGATATTCAAGAGAAAATCCAAGAAGAAGTAGAGCAAGCGCGTACTGTCTGTGACGTTAGCGGTAGCAACTCACCAGAGTGTGCTGCTGCTTGGGATGCAGTAGAAGAATTGCAAGCCGAAGCTTCCCACAAGCGCCAAAGCAAGCCAAAAAACTCTCTTGAACAGTATTGTGATGACAACCCAGATGCAATTGAATGCCGAGTTTACGACGACTAA
- a CDS encoding FIST signal transduction protein, giving the protein MADQMQWANALSTRHSLEAAVTDVVERAVSSLTAPADLGLVFISSAFTSEYSRLLPLLAEKLSVPVLIGCSGGGVIGTTVNGEIQELEAEPAISLTLAHLPGVKVQVFHVVAEELPDLDSSPDAWVDLIGVPTSPTPQFILLSSSFASGINDLLQGLDFAYPGSVIVGGQASGGGIGGRVALFCNDTEGGECQQSLYREGTIGIALTGNIVLETIVAQGCRPIGKPLQVTKADRNIILELDEKVPLVVLRDLIASLSEHERTLAQHSLFVGVAMDEFKLALQQGDFLIRGILGVDPTAGAIAIGDRVRPGQRLQFHLRDAQASAEDLELLLQSYQHQRDSEPSAVAALIFACLGRGEGLYGKPNFDSELFRRYVSDIPVGGFFCGGEIGPVGGRTFLHAYTSAFGICRQNQL; this is encoded by the coding sequence ATGGCAGACCAAATGCAGTGGGCAAACGCCCTATCAACCCGTCATTCTTTGGAAGCAGCTGTTACAGATGTGGTGGAACGAGCTGTCTCATCGTTAACAGCACCTGCGGATCTAGGACTGGTATTCATTTCGTCTGCTTTTACGAGTGAGTATTCCCGACTGTTACCCTTGTTAGCTGAGAAACTTTCTGTACCTGTGCTAATTGGCTGTAGTGGTGGAGGTGTGATTGGGACGACAGTTAACGGAGAAATCCAAGAATTAGAAGCTGAACCAGCTATTAGCTTGACTTTAGCACACCTTCCAGGGGTGAAGGTTCAAGTTTTTCATGTTGTTGCTGAAGAATTACCTGATTTAGATAGTTCTCCAGATGCTTGGGTTGATTTGATCGGTGTGCCAACATCACCGACACCCCAGTTCATCTTGCTGTCTAGTTCTTTCGCTTCTGGAATCAACGATTTATTGCAGGGGTTGGATTTTGCTTATCCAGGATCGGTGATCGTGGGGGGACAGGCTAGTGGTGGGGGTATAGGTGGTCGTGTTGCCCTTTTTTGTAACGATACTGAAGGTGGGGAATGCCAACAAAGCCTGTATCGTGAGGGTACTATCGGCATAGCTTTGACTGGCAATATTGTTTTGGAAACGATTGTAGCCCAAGGATGCCGACCGATTGGCAAACCATTGCAAGTTACAAAAGCCGATCGCAACATCATCTTAGAGTTAGATGAAAAAGTGCCGCTAGTGGTATTACGAGATTTGATTGCTAGTCTCAGCGAACACGAACGGACTTTAGCACAGCACTCTCTGTTTGTTGGTGTGGCGATGGATGAATTTAAGCTGGCTTTGCAACAGGGAGACTTTTTAATTCGTGGTATTCTTGGGGTCGATCCAACAGCTGGAGCGATCGCAATTGGCGATCGCGTCCGTCCAGGACAAAGGCTGCAATTCCACCTCCGCGATGCCCAAGCCTCTGCTGAAGACCTAGAATTACTCCTCCAAAGTTATCAACACCAACGAGACTCTGAACCCTCTGCCGTAGCTGCTTTGATCTTTGCCTGTCTGGGGCGAGGTGAAGGACTCTATGGTAAACCCAATTTCGATTCTGAACTATTTCGGCGCTATGTCAGCGATATTCCTGTAGGCGGCTTTTTCTGTGGCGGGGAAATCGGCCCTGTTGGCGGCAGAACTTTCTTACACGCCTACACTTCCGCATTTGGAATTTGTCGCCAAAATCAGTTATGA
- a CDS encoding type II toxin-antitoxin system VapC family toxin: MTYLVDTNLLLLSVQPHHPMYADTLNAISTLRGAEEELFITSQNLIEFWRSATRPVQRNGLGLTIAEATTELERLEGLFLVLPDVPEIYSEWKRLILQYGVAGVNVHDARLVASMLVHRLTHILTFNVRDFNRYASEVTPVNPTSFTSPHP; this comes from the coding sequence GTGACTTATCTTGTCGATACCAATTTACTACTATTAAGTGTACAGCCACACCACCCAATGTATGCAGATACACTGAACGCAATCTCAACTTTACGAGGAGCCGAAGAAGAGCTTTTTATTACCTCGCAAAACCTCATAGAGTTTTGGCGAAGTGCAACACGACCTGTCCAAAGGAACGGCTTAGGCTTAACCATAGCTGAAGCGACGACGGAACTGGAGCGTTTAGAAGGTTTATTCTTGGTACTGCCAGATGTACCTGAGATTTATTCAGAGTGGAAGCGATTAATTTTACAGTATGGGGTAGCGGGTGTAAATGTCCACGATGCTAGGCTTGTAGCCTCAATGTTAGTCCATAGGTTAACCCATATCTTAACTTTCAACGTTAGAGACTTTAACCGCTACGCTTCTGAAGTCACCCCTGTGAACCCAACTAGCTTTACATCACCCCATCCGTGA
- the kdpA gene encoding potassium-transporting ATPase subunit KdpA, with protein MLEGWIQIALTLLIVVAITPFFGRYMARIYLEQSTFLDPILNPVERVLYALVSVKNKENMTGWQYGRAILYSNVAMGLLIFFIIMNQGWLPLNPTGINAPTWDTALHTTISFITNTNQQHYSGETYMSYGSQMWGLGYHMFTSAATGLAVGIAFIRGLTGRSLGNFYIDLIRSITRILLPICIVGGIVLMAAGVPETLGGAVVFPTLENPNISQAIARGPVAHFEIIKQLGENGGGFFAINSAHPFENPNGFSNLIQIVAMLSIPTSLIYTYGLFANNTKQAWLVYGMVGVLYVVFVIVTAIGEYNGNPAVNALLGSQQVNLEGKEVRFGWAQSALFATSTTGTMCGAVNSLHDSFMPNGGFITLSNMFLQIIWGGQGTGTAYLFAYLILAVFATGLMVGRTPEFLGRKIEKREVVLASFLILLVHPIAIMIPAGIALAFPDQLSGISNPGFHGFAQVIYEYASAAANNGSGFEGLGDSQPSPIAIATGAKTTATALWWNLSTCFSLIAGRYIPVLGLLFLADSMSRKQAVPYTTGTLRTDTGLFIGVTAGVILILGALTFFPVLALGPIGEAFFIAKGIG; from the coding sequence ATGTTAGAAGGATGGATTCAAATTGCATTGACGCTACTAATTGTAGTAGCCATTACTCCCTTTTTTGGGCGCTATATGGCGCGTATCTACCTTGAGCAGAGTACTTTTCTCGACCCAATTTTGAATCCGGTTGAGCGAGTGCTTTATGCCTTGGTTAGTGTTAAAAACAAAGAAAATATGACGGGCTGGCAGTATGGCCGGGCAATCCTGTATAGCAACGTAGCAATGGGGTTGCTGATTTTCTTTATCATCATGAATCAGGGATGGTTGCCCCTCAACCCTACGGGGATAAATGCCCCAACTTGGGATACAGCGCTACATACTACTATTTCTTTTATTACTAATACCAACCAGCAGCACTATTCTGGTGAAACCTACATGAGCTATGGCAGCCAAATGTGGGGGCTTGGTTATCACATGTTCACCTCTGCTGCGACTGGTTTGGCGGTAGGAATTGCTTTTATTCGGGGATTGACTGGTAGATCATTAGGCAACTTTTATATAGACCTAATTCGCTCGATTACCCGAATTTTGCTGCCTATTTGTATTGTGGGCGGGATTGTCTTGATGGCTGCTGGCGTTCCCGAAACTCTGGGGGGTGCAGTTGTCTTCCCTACTTTGGAAAATCCGAATATTAGTCAAGCGATCGCTCGTGGCCCTGTTGCCCATTTTGAAATTATCAAGCAATTAGGGGAAAACGGCGGCGGCTTTTTCGCCATCAACTCGGCACATCCCTTTGAAAATCCCAACGGATTTTCTAACTTGATTCAAATCGTGGCGATGCTTTCGATTCCCACTTCTCTAATCTACACTTATGGGTTGTTTGCGAACAACACTAAACAAGCTTGGTTAGTCTACGGCATGGTAGGCGTTCTCTATGTAGTATTTGTCATCGTCACTGCCATTGGTGAATACAACGGTAATCCGGCGGTGAATGCACTGCTGGGTAGTCAGCAAGTGAATTTAGAGGGTAAAGAAGTCCGGTTTGGTTGGGCGCAATCTGCATTATTTGCAACGAGTACAACTGGCACTATGTGCGGCGCAGTCAATAGTTTACACGACTCTTTTATGCCCAACGGCGGTTTTATTACCCTTTCTAATATGTTCCTGCAAATTATTTGGGGTGGACAGGGTACTGGAACTGCTTATTTGTTTGCTTACCTGATTCTGGCTGTGTTCGCTACAGGGTTGATGGTAGGACGCACACCAGAATTTTTGGGACGCAAGATTGAGAAGCGCGAGGTTGTACTTGCTAGTTTCCTGATTCTGCTGGTTCACCCGATCGCAATTATGATTCCCGCAGGTATCGCCTTGGCATTTCCCGATCAACTATCAGGAATTAGTAATCCAGGTTTCCACGGCTTTGCTCAAGTTATCTACGAATATGCCTCGGCTGCTGCTAACAACGGTTCTGGGTTTGAAGGTTTGGGAGATTCACAACCGTCTCCAATTGCTATCGCTACGGGTGCAAAAACCACTGCAACTGCCCTGTGGTGGAACTTGAGTACCTGCTTCAGTTTAATTGCTGGACGTTATATTCCAGTTTTGGGTTTATTGTTCTTGGCAGATAGTATGTCTCGTAAGCAAGCTGTTCCCTACACGACTGGTACATTGCGAACTGATACCGGGCTATTTATAGGCGTTACCGCAGGCGTGATTTTAATTCTAGGCGCACTTACATTCTTCCCAGTACTTGCATTGGGGCCGATTGGTGAAGCTTTCTTTATTGCTAAAGGCATTGGCTAG
- the kdpB gene encoding potassium-transporting ATPase subunit KdpB, giving the protein MPITTDSPTPRIPSGTRDSRKHTPKADMRGLYQRAIRESFIKLDPRITVRNPVMFVVWVGTIVTFLVTLNPNLFGTIQADVNQQRVLNGLITFILFFTLVFANFAEAVAEGRGKAQADSLRSTRSDTIANKILPDGSIQQVNSTELRRGDLVKVVANNMIPADGDVIKGIGSVDESAITGESAPVLKQPGTDIASSVTGGTRLLSDELTIRISADPGQGFIDRMIALVEGAERSKTPNEIALTVLLAVLTQVFLIVVAAMPPFVGYIASFISTVFGAEAGNSLRAGASVAILISLLVALIPTTIGGLLSAIGIAGMDRVAQFNVIATSGRAVEACGDINTLVLDKTGTITLGNRMADEFIPLDNHSVEDVAQVSLAASLFDDTPEGKSIVLLAEKSQAAVDFNLDKAEGVEFSAKTRMSGTNLPDGKQIRKGAVDAIKGFVRSRGGYVPDDVDAAYERVSRLGGTPLAVCQDDKIYGVIYLKDIVKPGLRERFDQLRRMGVRTIMLTGDNRITASVIAEEAGVDDFIAEATPEDKIEVIRSEQSQGKLVAMTGDGTNDAPALAQANVGVAMNSGTQAAKEAANMVDLDSDPTKLIDLVTIGKQLLITRGALTTFSIANDIAKYFAIIPTIFAAAGIGALNIMGLKSAQSAIVSALIYNALIIPALIPLALRGVKFLPLTADQLLRRNIFIFGLGGIVAPFIAIKLIDIILPLS; this is encoded by the coding sequence ATGCCAATTACTACTGATTCTCCTACCCCCCGTATTCCATCTGGAACTCGTGACTCGCGCAAGCACACCCCCAAAGCAGATATGCGGGGACTTTACCAGAGAGCAATTCGTGAGTCATTTATTAAGCTCGATCCTCGAATTACTGTCAGAAACCCAGTCATGTTTGTTGTTTGGGTGGGGACAATTGTCACCTTTCTTGTTACCCTAAACCCAAATCTGTTTGGCACCATCCAGGCAGATGTTAACCAACAACGCGTTTTAAACGGGTTGATTACCTTTATTCTCTTTTTCACCCTCGTTTTTGCCAACTTTGCCGAAGCTGTAGCTGAAGGACGCGGGAAAGCACAGGCTGATTCATTAAGATCGACGCGATCGGATACGATCGCTAACAAAATCCTCCCTGATGGTTCTATACAACAAGTCAATTCTACGGAACTGCGACGGGGCGATTTGGTAAAAGTAGTTGCAAACAACATGATTCCCGCCGATGGAGATGTAATTAAAGGCATCGGCTCGGTGGATGAGTCTGCAATTACTGGAGAATCTGCCCCTGTACTGAAGCAACCAGGTACAGATATTGCTAGTTCGGTGACAGGAGGTACACGCCTACTCTCCGATGAGTTGACAATTCGCATTAGTGCTGATCCTGGCCAAGGCTTTATCGATCGCATGATTGCCCTGGTAGAAGGGGCAGAACGCAGCAAAACTCCCAACGAGATTGCTTTGACGGTATTGTTGGCAGTGTTAACACAGGTGTTCTTAATTGTGGTGGCGGCTATGCCTCCCTTTGTAGGCTACATCGCCAGCTTTATCAGCACGGTCTTTGGGGCTGAGGCGGGAAACAGTTTGCGGGCGGGTGCTAGCGTTGCTATCCTCATCTCGCTACTGGTAGCTTTAATTCCTACAACTATCGGTGGTTTGCTCAGTGCGATCGGTATTGCTGGGATGGATAGAGTTGCCCAGTTTAACGTCATTGCTACTTCTGGTCGAGCAGTAGAAGCTTGCGGCGACATCAACACCTTGGTGCTAGATAAGACAGGCACGATTACCTTGGGTAATCGGATGGCTGATGAGTTTATTCCTCTGGATAATCATTCAGTAGAAGATGTGGCGCAAGTCTCCCTAGCTGCTAGCTTGTTTGATGATACGCCAGAGGGCAAGTCAATTGTACTTTTAGCAGAAAAGTCTCAGGCTGCGGTAGACTTCAATCTCGACAAAGCTGAGGGGGTAGAATTTTCGGCGAAAACCCGGATGAGTGGCACGAATCTACCCGATGGCAAACAAATTCGCAAAGGAGCGGTGGATGCCATTAAGGGATTTGTCCGCTCTCGTGGCGGCTACGTTCCTGATGATGTAGACGCAGCTTATGAGCGAGTTTCCCGGTTAGGCGGTACACCCTTAGCTGTCTGCCAAGATGACAAGATTTATGGTGTCATCTACCTCAAAGATATTGTGAAACCTGGTTTGCGGGAACGATTTGACCAACTCCGCCGCATGGGTGTTCGCACGATCATGCTTACAGGTGACAATCGGATTACTGCTTCGGTGATTGCCGAGGAAGCCGGGGTGGATGATTTCATTGCCGAAGCAACTCCAGAAGACAAAATTGAGGTGATTCGCTCGGAACAATCACAGGGTAAACTGGTGGCAATGACTGGGGATGGTACTAATGATGCACCTGCCTTAGCTCAAGCAAACGTGGGTGTGGCAATGAACTCTGGAACGCAAGCCGCCAAAGAAGCTGCTAACATGGTGGACTTAGACTCCGATCCCACGAAGCTAATTGACTTAGTAACCATAGGTAAACAGTTGCTAATTACTCGTGGAGCGTTGACAACATTCTCCATTGCTAACGATATTGCCAAGTATTTTGCGATCATTCCAACTATCTTCGCAGCTGCTGGAATCGGCGCACTTAATATTATGGGATTAAAGAGTGCCCAATCTGCGATCGTCTCGGCGCTGATTTACAACGCCTTGATTATTCCGGCATTAATTCCACTGGCACTTAGAGGGGTGAAGTTTTTACCTTTAACAGCAGATCAACTGCTACGTCGTAACATCTTCATCTTTGGTCTTGGCGGCATCGTTGCTCCCTTTATTGCCATCAAACTGATAGATATTATCTTACCGTTGTCTTAA
- a CDS encoding potassium-transporting ATPase subunit F, giving the protein MKPVQIRRTIPVSQVLEEITEIWCQWRRQKLPLYLFLAMCFNLVVAPLVYAATGEQLSRSQSWGLGLLGMVTLGLSIYLFFVMFVPEKF; this is encoded by the coding sequence ATGAAACCTGTTCAGATCCGACGCACTATTCCTGTATCCCAAGTATTAGAAGAAATAACTGAAATCTGGTGTCAATGGCGTAGACAAAAGCTACCACTGTATTTATTCCTGGCGATGTGTTTCAACCTAGTGGTTGCACCTCTAGTCTATGCGGCTACTGGTGAACAACTTTCCCGCAGTCAATCTTGGGGATTGGGGCTGTTAGGAATGGTGACACTAGGGCTTTCTATCTATTTATTTTTTGTAATGTTTGTACCGGAGAAATTCTAA